A region from the Microbacterium lacus genome encodes:
- a CDS encoding aspartate aminotransferase family protein, translating into MTHQISNQAVADLDIARVFHSWSAQGTLKPMAIAGGSGSTVWDFEGHEYLDFSSMLVNTNIGHQHPAVIAAIKKQADVLTTVGPAFANLTRGEAAERILARAGDGFTKVFFTNGGADANENAIRMARLYTGRDKVLSMYRSYHGNTGAAIVATGDWRRIPNEYSRGHAHFFGPFAYRSEFWSSSAEEEGQRALHHLRRVIQAEGAGSIAAILIETVPGTAGVLVPPPGYLAGVRALADAHGIVLIFDEVMAGFGRTGGWFAFQALAENGDLVTPDLITFAKGVNSGYVPTGGVIISPAIAERFDDEVFPGGLTYSGHPLAMASIVGALDAMESEGVIEHAARIGSDLLAPGLAELTDKHPTIGEVRGLGVFWALDLVADTQTREPLPASAIGVLKADLLARGLLPFIVDNRIHVVPPCVVTDDEVTRALAIFDEALAAFESG; encoded by the coding sequence ATGACCCATCAGATCAGCAATCAAGCCGTCGCCGACCTCGACATCGCTCGCGTCTTCCACTCCTGGTCTGCGCAGGGGACGCTCAAGCCGATGGCTATCGCCGGCGGGTCTGGATCGACGGTCTGGGACTTCGAGGGGCACGAATACCTCGACTTTTCGAGCATGCTCGTCAACACCAATATCGGGCACCAGCATCCCGCTGTGATCGCCGCCATCAAAAAGCAGGCCGACGTGCTAACAACGGTGGGGCCGGCTTTCGCCAATCTGACCAGGGGAGAGGCGGCCGAGCGCATCCTGGCCCGGGCCGGCGACGGGTTCACGAAGGTCTTCTTCACCAACGGCGGAGCAGATGCGAACGAGAACGCGATCCGCATGGCCCGTCTATACACAGGACGCGACAAGGTGCTTTCCATGTACCGCTCCTACCACGGCAACACCGGCGCAGCGATCGTCGCGACCGGTGACTGGCGACGCATCCCCAACGAGTACTCGCGCGGTCACGCTCACTTCTTCGGTCCCTTCGCGTACCGCTCGGAGTTCTGGTCATCCAGCGCGGAGGAGGAGGGCCAGCGCGCCCTGCACCACCTCCGCCGGGTAATCCAAGCCGAGGGAGCCGGGTCGATCGCGGCGATCCTTATCGAGACCGTGCCCGGCACCGCCGGGGTGCTCGTGCCCCCGCCTGGCTACCTCGCCGGAGTGCGGGCGCTGGCCGACGCACACGGTATCGTCCTCATCTTCGACGAGGTCATGGCGGGCTTCGGCCGCACGGGCGGGTGGTTTGCGTTCCAAGCCCTCGCCGAAAACGGCGACCTCGTGACCCCCGACCTGATCACGTTCGCCAAGGGTGTCAACTCTGGCTACGTACCCACAGGCGGTGTGATCATCTCGCCGGCGATCGCCGAGCGATTCGACGACGAGGTGTTCCCAGGCGGACTCACCTACTCGGGCCACCCGCTGGCCATGGCGTCGATTGTGGGTGCTCTCGATGCGATGGAATCAGAAGGTGTCATCGAGCACGCCGCCCGCATCGGCTCCGACCTGCTCGCGCCGGGCCTCGCGGAGCTGACTGACAAGCACCCGACGATCGGTGAGGTCCGCGGGCTCGGCGTGTTCTGGGCCCTCGACCTGGTGGCCGACACCCAGACGCGGGAGCCGCTGCCAGCCTCCGCGATCGGTGTATTGAAGGCTGACCTTCTCGCCCGCGGACTGCTGCCTTTCATTGTCGACAACCGCATTCACGTCGTGCCGCCGTGTGTAGTCACCGACGACGAGGTCACCCGCGCCCTCGCGATCTTCGACGAGGCCCTCGCCGCCTTCGAAAGCGGCTGA
- the hydA gene encoding dihydropyrimidinase has product MSTTLITGGKVVNATGTAQADVLIDGERIAAVLAPGSTLLGHDLTASVDTVVNATGKYVIPGGIDAHTHMQMPFGGTEASDTFETGTRAAAWGGTTSIVDFVVQYPDENPLDRYAAWHEKAAGECAIDYGFHQILSDVQDSSLVAMDELVAEGVTSFKLFMAYKGVFLSDDGQILRAFQKGAKNGAMMMMHAENGAVIDVLVNQALDAGNTLPFFHGTSRPWQAEEEATHRAIMLADITGAPLYVVHVSAKQAVQQIAAARDRGMNVFGETCPQYLYLSLEDQLGASSEEWGNFEGAKWVCSTPLRSKHEGHQHYMWQSLRTNDIQMVSTDHCPFCMKGQKDMGIGDFSKIPNGVGSVEHRMDLMYQGVVAEQITLERWVEITSTTPARMFGMYGKKGVIQPGADGDIVVYDPHGHTSIGVNETHHMNMDYSAWEGFEIDGHVDTVLSRGKVIVDGDRYLGAKGDGKYFKRGLSQYLI; this is encoded by the coding sequence ATGTCAACGACACTTATCACCGGCGGCAAGGTCGTTAATGCCACCGGCACTGCCCAGGCTGACGTTCTGATCGACGGCGAAAGAATCGCCGCCGTGCTGGCACCGGGCTCGACGCTACTCGGGCACGACCTGACGGCATCCGTCGACACCGTCGTCAACGCGACTGGTAAGTACGTGATCCCGGGTGGCATCGATGCGCACACGCACATGCAGATGCCGTTCGGCGGCACCGAAGCCTCCGACACGTTCGAGACCGGCACCCGCGCGGCAGCCTGGGGCGGCACGACCTCGATTGTTGACTTCGTGGTGCAATACCCCGACGAAAATCCTCTTGACCGCTACGCGGCGTGGCATGAAAAGGCTGCCGGCGAGTGCGCGATCGACTACGGCTTCCACCAGATCCTTTCCGACGTTCAGGACTCCAGCCTGGTCGCGATGGACGAGCTGGTCGCAGAGGGCGTTACGAGCTTCAAGCTCTTTATGGCCTATAAGGGTGTGTTTCTCTCGGACGACGGCCAAATCCTGCGGGCGTTTCAGAAGGGCGCCAAAAACGGCGCAATGATGATGATGCACGCTGAGAACGGCGCGGTGATAGACGTGCTTGTCAACCAGGCGCTTGACGCCGGTAACACCTTGCCGTTTTTTCACGGTACCTCTCGGCCATGGCAGGCTGAGGAGGAGGCCACTCATCGGGCTATCATGCTTGCAGACATCACCGGAGCGCCGCTGTACGTCGTGCACGTCTCGGCAAAGCAGGCCGTCCAGCAGATCGCCGCCGCCCGCGACCGGGGGATGAACGTCTTCGGCGAGACGTGCCCGCAGTACCTATACCTGTCACTAGAAGACCAGCTCGGCGCGTCTAGTGAGGAATGGGGAAACTTTGAGGGCGCAAAGTGGGTGTGTTCCACGCCGCTGCGCTCGAAGCACGAGGGCCACCAGCACTACATGTGGCAAAGCTTGCGCACCAACGACATCCAGATGGTCTCCACCGACCATTGCCCGTTCTGCATGAAGGGGCAGAAGGACATGGGGATCGGGGACTTCTCGAAGATCCCCAACGGCGTCGGCTCGGTCGAGCACCGGATGGACCTCATGTACCAAGGTGTCGTGGCTGAGCAGATCACCCTGGAGCGCTGGGTAGAAATCACATCGACAACCCCTGCGCGCATGTTCGGCATGTACGGCAAGAAGGGCGTGATCCAGCCCGGGGCGGACGGAGACATCGTGGTTTACGACCCCCACGGCCATACATCCATCGGCGTCAACGAGACCCACCATATGAACATGGACTACTCCGCGTGGGAGGGCTTCGAGATCGACGGACACGTCGACACCGTGCTTTCGCGCGGCAAGGTCATCGTCGACGGCGACCGGTATCTCGGCGCCAAGGGCGACGGCAAGTACTTCAAGCGCGGCCTGAGTCAATACCTCATTTGA
- a CDS encoding sugar ABC transporter permease translates to MHSFRTDGEAIVLSPRRRRHSGVTTQKVGLVYIAPPLALFVFGILVPLGYGAYISLWRWDGITQATFVGFDNYLDAVTDPLVLQAFAHSFFLVAFYSAIPICLGLVLTGVIARYPLRFTGTWRVLLFLPQVLSIVVVGVAWQWLLAADGPVNQLLRLVGLGGLTRVWLGDFVWALPAQGAIGAWLMSGLCMVLFLSAAQNIDHELYDAAAVDGAGPVREFFAVTVPSLRRVIVVAAVLTFTVSLNNFGLIWVTTRGGPGGATQVVATLVYERAFVVTQLGSASALALLLGLIVMAISLGITRISRED, encoded by the coding sequence ATGCACTCGTTTCGCACAGACGGGGAGGCTATCGTGTTGTCTCCCCGTCGTCGGCGGCATAGCGGGGTCACGACCCAGAAGGTCGGACTCGTTTACATCGCACCTCCGCTCGCGCTGTTCGTCTTCGGCATCCTCGTTCCGCTTGGCTACGGCGCGTATATCTCGCTCTGGCGCTGGGACGGTATCACGCAAGCGACATTCGTCGGATTCGATAACTACCTCGACGCGGTCACCGACCCTCTCGTCCTGCAGGCGTTTGCCCACTCCTTCTTTCTCGTCGCGTTCTATTCCGCGATCCCCATCTGCCTGGGCCTCGTGCTTACGGGAGTAATAGCCCGTTACCCACTCCGCTTCACCGGCACCTGGCGGGTACTGCTCTTTCTGCCGCAGGTGCTGTCGATCGTTGTGGTAGGCGTCGCATGGCAGTGGCTGCTTGCGGCGGATGGTCCCGTCAACCAGCTCCTGCGGCTGGTCGGGCTCGGCGGGCTCACCCGGGTATGGCTTGGTGACTTCGTGTGGGCGTTGCCCGCCCAAGGCGCGATTGGTGCGTGGCTCATGTCGGGGCTGTGCATGGTGCTCTTCCTTTCGGCGGCACAGAACATCGACCACGAGCTCTACGACGCTGCGGCGGTCGACGGTGCGGGCCCGGTACGGGAGTTCTTCGCCGTTACGGTTCCCAGCCTCCGGCGTGTGATCGTCGTGGCCGCAGTCCTCACATTCACAGTGTCTCTCAACAACTTCGGGCTCATCTGGGTGACAACCCGAGGTGGCCCCGGTGGCGCGACACAAGTGGTCGCAACCCTCGTATACGAGCGTGCCTTCGTAGTGACCCAGTTGGGCAGCGCTTCCGCGCTGGCGCTCCTCCTCGGCCTTATCGTGATGGCGATCTCGCTTGGTATCACGCGCATCTCACGGGAGGACTGA
- a CDS encoding carbohydrate ABC transporter permease, whose protein sequence is MTVAPLVVVAITSFNAPNTPVAGFQWPDPFTLESFGSAWVNGGFGSAFLDNTLITAGVVFIVTVCSISAGYAFGTMRFPGSRWFYYLFLIGIVTPYVVLVVPLYLQFQALGILGTYWAIIIPEAAMYLGFGVFWMQAFFASIPRSLIEAARLDGASSFRILVTILIPLARPAITTLMMLTFLSSWNEYLVPLVMAAYGDITTVSLGLASFQGQYLTDIPSLAAASVVVALPAVLIYVITQRTFFRGLLQGAVKE, encoded by the coding sequence GTGACCGTCGCGCCGCTGGTCGTGGTCGCGATCACGTCCTTTAACGCGCCGAACACGCCGGTAGCCGGCTTCCAGTGGCCGGACCCCTTCACGCTCGAATCCTTCGGCAGCGCGTGGGTCAACGGCGGCTTCGGCTCGGCCTTCCTGGATAACACCCTCATCACGGCGGGCGTCGTATTCATCGTGACGGTCTGCTCAATCAGCGCGGGCTATGCATTTGGCACGATGCGCTTCCCAGGCTCGCGCTGGTTCTACTATCTATTCCTCATCGGCATCGTCACGCCATACGTCGTGCTGGTGGTACCCCTCTACCTGCAGTTTCAGGCGCTCGGCATCCTCGGCACGTACTGGGCGATCATCATTCCCGAAGCAGCGATGTACCTCGGCTTTGGGGTGTTCTGGATGCAGGCGTTCTTCGCCTCGATCCCGCGGTCGCTCATCGAAGCGGCAAGGCTCGACGGGGCGTCATCGTTCCGCATCCTCGTCACGATCCTGATACCGCTCGCGCGACCAGCGATCACGACGCTCATGATGCTGACGTTCCTGTCGTCGTGGAACGAGTACCTGGTGCCACTGGTGATGGCCGCCTATGGCGACATAACCACGGTGTCGCTGGGGCTCGCGAGCTTCCAGGGCCAGTACCTCACGGACATCCCTTCTCTTGCGGCCGCGTCCGTCGTCGTGGCGCTGCCCGCGGTCCTCATCTACGTCATCACCCAGCGGACCTTCTTCCGCGGATTACTGCAAGGAGCGGTTAAGGAATGA
- a CDS encoding TIGR03842 family LLM class F420-dependent oxidoreductase produces MDFGVVVQVNPPAPRIVSLAKRAEEYGFDYFWTYDSHILWHEPYVVYSQILSNTTQIKVGTMVTNPATRDWTVTASTFATLNACFGNRTICGIGRGDSAVRVTNGKPTTLKELRESIHVIRELANSRAVEINGSQIRFPWSRNSSLDVWVAAYGPLALKVAGEVGDGFILQCADLDIAKWMISTVRTAAENAGRNPEDVKICVAGPMYVTDGTPNSRAHAIEQCRWFGGMVGNHVADIVAKYGTGSDVPAALTDYIAGRQSYDYNEHGKSGNTHVDFVPDEVVERFCIIGTPDEHEAKLAELKALGVTQFAGYLDHDNKEETLRVYGETIIPALRDYITAKA; encoded by the coding sequence GTGGACTTTGGTGTCGTCGTGCAAGTCAACCCACCCGCTCCGCGCATCGTCTCTCTAGCTAAGCGGGCGGAGGAGTATGGCTTCGACTACTTCTGGACCTACGACTCCCACATCCTCTGGCACGAGCCCTACGTCGTGTATTCCCAGATCCTCAGCAACACCACGCAGATCAAGGTCGGCACGATGGTGACCAACCCGGCCACTCGGGATTGGACCGTCACTGCTTCCACGTTCGCAACCCTGAACGCCTGCTTTGGCAACAGGACAATCTGCGGGATCGGCCGTGGCGACTCCGCCGTCAGGGTCACCAATGGCAAGCCGACCACGCTGAAAGAACTCCGCGAGTCCATCCACGTAATCCGGGAGCTCGCCAATTCTCGGGCTGTGGAGATCAACGGATCTCAGATTCGGTTCCCCTGGAGCCGCAACTCAAGTCTGGACGTGTGGGTTGCCGCCTACGGACCCCTCGCGCTGAAGGTCGCGGGCGAAGTGGGAGACGGCTTCATCCTGCAATGCGCCGACCTCGACATCGCCAAGTGGATGATCTCGACGGTACGAACTGCTGCTGAGAACGCCGGCCGCAACCCCGAAGACGTCAAGATCTGCGTTGCAGGCCCGATGTACGTCACGGACGGCACCCCAAATTCGCGAGCACACGCGATCGAACAATGCCGGTGGTTCGGAGGGATGGTCGGCAACCACGTCGCCGACATCGTCGCCAAGTACGGCACCGGCAGCGACGTCCCCGCAGCGCTGACCGACTATATCGCCGGTCGCCAGAGCTACGACTACAACGAGCACGGGAAGTCTGGGAACACCCACGTCGACTTCGTCCCCGATGAGGTCGTAGAGCGCTTCTGCATCATCGGAACCCCCGACGAGCACGAGGCCAAGCTGGCCGAACTGAAAGCGCTTGGTGTCACGCAGTTCGCTGGGTACCTCGACCACGACAACAAGGAAGAGACCCTTCGCGTCTACGGCGAAACCATCATCCCCGCTCTCCGCGATTACATCACCGCAAAGGCCTGA
- a CDS encoding CoA-acylating methylmalonate-semialdehyde dehydrogenase, producing the protein MTSQTLTIGHWIDGASVASQSGRTAPVYDPARGVETTRVALADHAEIDAAIVSAAKAFPDWRDLSIARRQMIVFRFRELLYERKKELAEIVTGEHGKVVSDALGEIQRGLEVVELATGFPHLIKGGYSENVSTGVDVYSLKQPLGVVGIISPFNFPVMVPMWFFPIAIAAGNTVVLKPSEKDPSAAIWIAQLWKEAGLPDGVFNVLQGDKEAVDGLLKHPEVQSISFVGSTPIAQYIYETASKNGKRVQALGGAKNHMLVLPDADLDLVADSAVNAGFGAAGERCMAISVVLAVEPVAGELIEKITNRIAKLRIGNGSSENEPDMGPLISEAHRDRVASYVDIAEADGARVVVDGRGYTVDGHEEGFFFGPTLLDVVPTTSRAYTEEIFGPVLSIVRVKTYEEGLALINSGEFGNGTAIFTNDGGAARRFQNEVQVGMIGINVPIPVPVAYHSFGGWKKSLFGDAKAYGVHGFDFFTREKAVTSRWLDPASHGGINLGFPQN; encoded by the coding sequence ATGACCTCCCAGACACTGACCATCGGCCACTGGATCGACGGCGCCTCCGTGGCCTCTCAGAGCGGCCGCACTGCGCCCGTCTATGACCCTGCCCGGGGCGTCGAGACCACGCGTGTGGCTTTAGCCGACCATGCCGAGATCGACGCGGCCATCGTCTCTGCGGCCAAGGCCTTCCCCGACTGGCGGGACCTGTCCATTGCCCGCCGGCAGATGATCGTGTTCCGTTTTCGCGAGCTGCTGTATGAGCGGAAGAAGGAGCTGGCCGAGATCGTCACCGGCGAGCACGGGAAGGTGGTTTCCGATGCTCTCGGAGAGATCCAGCGGGGCCTCGAAGTCGTAGAGCTGGCCACCGGCTTCCCGCACCTCATCAAGGGTGGCTATTCGGAGAACGTTTCTACTGGCGTCGACGTGTATTCCCTCAAGCAGCCCCTTGGGGTGGTGGGAATCATCTCACCCTTCAACTTCCCTGTGATGGTGCCGATGTGGTTCTTCCCCATCGCAATTGCGGCCGGCAACACCGTCGTGCTCAAGCCCAGCGAGAAGGATCCCTCCGCCGCGATCTGGATCGCACAGCTCTGGAAAGAGGCCGGACTCCCCGACGGTGTGTTCAACGTCCTGCAGGGCGACAAAGAGGCGGTCGATGGGCTGCTGAAGCACCCCGAGGTGCAGTCCATCTCCTTCGTGGGCTCCACCCCCATCGCGCAGTACATCTACGAAACCGCATCGAAGAACGGCAAGCGAGTCCAAGCTCTCGGCGGGGCAAAAAACCACATGCTCGTCCTGCCCGATGCCGACCTCGACCTCGTCGCCGACTCCGCCGTCAACGCGGGCTTCGGCGCCGCTGGCGAACGCTGCATGGCGATCTCTGTTGTCCTAGCCGTCGAGCCCGTCGCCGGCGAGCTGATCGAAAAAATCACCAATCGCATCGCCAAGCTGCGCATCGGCAATGGCTCCTCCGAGAACGAGCCTGATATGGGGCCCCTCATCTCCGAAGCGCACCGCGACAGGGTCGCTTCGTACGTGGATATCGCCGAAGCTGACGGCGCCCGCGTCGTCGTCGACGGTCGCGGGTACACCGTCGACGGCCACGAGGAGGGGTTCTTCTTCGGCCCCACCCTGCTGGACGTGGTCCCGACGACTTCACGCGCATACACCGAGGAGATCTTTGGCCCAGTGCTCTCGATAGTGCGCGTGAAGACCTACGAAGAGGGCCTCGCGCTCATCAATAGCGGCGAGTTCGGCAATGGCACCGCCATCTTTACCAACGACGGCGGCGCCGCCCGCCGTTTCCAAAACGAGGTTCAGGTCGGGATGATCGGCATCAACGTGCCGATTCCAGTGCCGGTGGCCTACCACTCGTTCGGTGGATGGAAGAAGAGCCTGTTCGGCGACGCCAAAGCCTACGGTGTGCACGGCTTCGACTTCTTTACCCGCGAGAAAGCCGTCACCAGCCGCTGGCTCGACCCCGCCTCCCACGGCGGCATCAACCTCGGCTTCCCACAGAACTGA
- the fgd gene encoding glucose-6-phosphate dehydrogenase (coenzyme-F420) yields MTLRLGYKASAEQFAPRELVEIAVAAEAHGMESVAVSDHFQPWRHEGGHAPFSLAWMAAVGERTTSIRIGTSVMTPTFRYNPAVLAQAFATLGELFPNRIFLGVGTGEALNEIATGFRGAGEQTWPEFKERFARLREAISLMRALWTEDRVNFDGEYYSTHDASIYDRPATPIPVYVAAGGPVVARYAGRAGDGFICTSGKGMSLYTDDLIPAVREGASKVQRSFDDIDRMIEIKLSYDSDYDMALQNTRFWAPLALSKEQKHDITDPVEMEEAADALPIEQIASRWIVGADPDEVAAQIAQYVDAGLNHLVFHAPGQDQRRFLELFQRDLAPRLRALA; encoded by the coding sequence ATGACGCTTCGACTTGGATACAAGGCCAGTGCTGAGCAGTTCGCTCCCCGAGAGTTGGTGGAGATTGCCGTTGCTGCCGAGGCGCACGGAATGGAGTCCGTCGCCGTCTCCGACCACTTCCAGCCGTGGCGACACGAGGGCGGGCACGCTCCGTTCTCTTTGGCGTGGATGGCAGCGGTGGGTGAGCGGACCACGTCAATCCGCATCGGCACCAGCGTCATGACGCCGACGTTTCGCTACAACCCCGCGGTGCTCGCACAGGCGTTTGCCACGCTAGGTGAGCTCTTCCCCAACCGGATCTTCCTCGGCGTTGGTACTGGTGAGGCCCTGAACGAGATCGCGACCGGATTCCGGGGGGCCGGTGAGCAGACCTGGCCAGAATTCAAGGAACGGTTTGCGCGGCTGCGTGAAGCGATTTCATTGATGCGAGCGCTCTGGACCGAGGACCGCGTGAACTTCGATGGCGAGTACTACTCGACCCACGACGCGTCCATATACGACCGCCCCGCTACCCCCATCCCGGTCTACGTTGCGGCCGGCGGGCCAGTCGTGGCCCGGTATGCGGGTCGGGCAGGAGATGGTTTCATCTGCACCTCGGGCAAGGGCATGTCCCTGTACACGGACGATCTAATCCCGGCTGTTCGAGAAGGTGCCTCGAAGGTCCAGCGTTCGTTCGACGACATCGATCGAATGATCGAAATCAAGTTGTCCTACGACAGCGATTACGACATGGCGCTGCAGAACACACGGTTCTGGGCTCCGCTGGCGCTGTCGAAAGAGCAGAAGCACGACATCACCGATCCGGTCGAAATGGAAGAAGCGGCGGATGCGCTCCCCATCGAGCAGATCGCGTCACGCTGGATCGTGGGTGCCGACCCTGACGAGGTTGCCGCACAGATCGCGCAGTACGTGGACGCGGGCCTGAATCATCTTGTGTTCCACGCTCCTGGTCAGGATCAGCGGCGCTTCCTGGAGCTATTCCAGCGCGATCTCGCCCCCCGCTTGAGGGCTCTTGCATGA
- a CDS encoding ribokinase yields MTELLTVVGSANIDTVIKVASPPAPGQTVLGRGIERRPGGKGANQAAAAAASGVPTRLVAAFGDDQAGETYRTRLNDRGVNTRDSVIVPGPSGEAIITVDDRGENSIIVIPGANSLLDPDSARFHLGDTPWVLVQLETPRATVQAVITEAHARGAKVALNASPIIPEAHELALQCDLVIVNEIEAAQLEGVQDMCITRGAGAVTWGDEIAMPRPVTVVDTTGAGDAFAGALVAATAAGQSRHRALETALNASAVAVQHEGAQPWRL; encoded by the coding sequence ATGACTGAGCTGCTCACCGTTGTCGGCTCCGCCAATATCGACACCGTCATCAAAGTCGCCTCCCCCCCCGCGCCCGGGCAGACGGTGCTGGGCCGCGGCATCGAGCGCCGACCGGGGGGGAAAGGCGCCAATCAGGCAGCGGCCGCCGCAGCATCCGGTGTGCCCACACGCCTAGTAGCGGCCTTCGGCGACGACCAAGCCGGCGAGACCTATCGCACCCGCCTCAACGATCGAGGCGTCAACACCCGTGACAGCGTCATCGTGCCGGGCCCGTCCGGCGAAGCAATTATCACAGTCGACGACCGGGGAGAGAACTCCATCATCGTCATCCCGGGCGCCAACAGCCTCCTGGACCCCGACTCGGCCCGATTCCACCTCGGCGACACCCCCTGGGTCCTGGTGCAACTCGAGACCCCTCGCGCCACGGTGCAAGCCGTGATCACGGAGGCTCACGCTCGAGGCGCCAAGGTCGCATTGAACGCATCTCCGATAATCCCAGAGGCGCACGAACTCGCACTTCAGTGCGACCTAGTGATCGTCAATGAGATCGAAGCCGCACAGCTGGAGGGGGTGCAGGATATGTGCATCACCCGGGGGGCTGGAGCAGTGACCTGGGGAGACGAGATCGCAATGCCGCGCCCCGTCACCGTTGTGGATACCACGGGCGCAGGCGACGCTTTCGCAGGCGCCCTCGTTGCTGCCACCGCCGCCGGACAGTCCAGGCACAGAGCCCTAGAGACCGCCCTAAATGCTAGCGCGGTAGCTGTGCAGCATGAGGGCGCCCAGCCCTGGCGGCTCTGA